From Neodiprion pinetum isolate iyNeoPine1 chromosome 7, iyNeoPine1.2, whole genome shotgun sequence, a single genomic window includes:
- the LOC124223311 gene encoding dystrophin isoform X1, producing the protein MTEEYLNGWKQAETEGGVPYYINHATKQTEWDHPRMREIMRSVEECNVIRYASYRTAAKMRILHRDLNMQQVRLELIAGVFERHRLSVTENSVTLDPTELEDVLSDIYFAAQKEANTNFNTDLATKLGVNYILNIFDKKREGSVSVFSAKVALTLASCSRLQDKYGYLYQQLADHNACLSRAALFSLLSNICKVTDMLGECVAYGSHMVQIGVDNCFVESQGSLGVSEAEFAAWLMQEPPLLMWITTLNRMQAAENIIHNVKCSSCKTTPIQGPRYSCLRCAGYHQCQGCFLLGKATSKHKLKHPVREYCVKTSNREVTKLIIELIRNKLRLCPSRTVIADPDEPPPEMQHLTNDEKDGDNVSLRSTVRRKVLNNPQRELQSIISHLEDENRQLQAELLEICGTRAERLQRHRATIESQLQRLKILKKYLFNQPVQPRIMTHMESTPMLHPIASRVTPLPLEFELSPIVQQGTVERKFKRDSTFARLGRDALAVENLDSSPVTSMNSRRDKLGTQSCTDSNYPSSGFGGNLSEFTPVDLSTWIGGGKGANGTGLAPSGSGFSQWLLSGNSVEMERGGDKQVKPVATSSSHGDSPPAVSHSPIGLPRENNTPSSLQRPDKHSQHSSLQNIQGDLNDILDRLQNMVANDSLLEGSRARVAGSFSANDNCELKRAATEMEDLLTGLIEGMESRKGKLATIV; encoded by the exons ATGACAGAAG aatatcTGAACGGGTGGAAACAAGCAGAAACCGAAGGTGGTGTTCCTTATTACATCAA CCACGCGACCAAGCAGACGGAATGGGATCACCCAAGAATGCGAGAGATAATGCGATCGGTCGAAGAATGCAATGTGATAAGATACGCGTCTTACAGAACAGCTGCAAAGATGAGAATCCTTCACAGAGATCTGAACA TGCAACAAGTTCGTCTAGAATTGATAGCCGGGGTTTTTGAGCGCCATCGTCTGTCCGTGACGGAGAATTCCGTCACCTTAGATCCTACCGAGCTGGAAGACGTGCTTTCCGATATATATTTTGCAGCCCAGAAGGAGGCGAACACGAATTTTAACACGGATCTTGCGACCAAGCTCGGCGTAAATTACATACTCAACATATTCGACAA AAAACGCGAGGGCAGCGTTTCAGTATTTTCGGCAAAAGTTGCTCTCACATTGGCAAGCTGCAGCAGACTTCAGGACAAATACGGCTACCTCTACCAACAGCTGGCCGATCACAACGCCTGCTTGTCAAGAGCTGCCCTGTTCTCGCTTCTTAGCAATATCTGCAAAGTTACCGACATGCTCGGCGAATGCGTCGCCTATGGATCGCACATGGTCCAGATAGGCGTTGATAATTGCTTCGTCGAG TCGCAGGGAAGTCTCGGAGTCAGCGAGGCCGAATTTGCTGCCTGGCTAATGCAGGAGCCGCCGTTACTAATGTGGATCACAACGCTGAATCGAATGCAGGCAGCGGAAAACA TAATCCACAATGTGAAATGTTCGTCCTGCAAAACTACGCCAATTCAGGGACCGAGATACTCGTGTTTGAGATGCGCCGGTTATCACCAGTGTCAGGGTTGTTTTCTACTCGGAAAAGCAACGAGCAAACACAAGCTGAAACATCCGGTCAGGGAGTACTGTGTAAag ACGTCGAACAGGGAAGTGACGAAGCTAATAATCGAACTGATTAGAAACAAGCTGAGACTGTGTCCGTCAAGGACAGTAATAGCAGATCCCGATGAGCCACCGCCCGAGATGCAGCA TTTAACGAACGACGAAAAGGACGGGGACAACGTTTCGCTGAGGAGCACGGTCAGGAGGAAAGTACTGAACAATCCACAGCGCGAGTTGCAGAGCATAATAAGCCACCTCGAAGATGAAAATAGGCAGCTGCAAGCCGAGCTTTTGGAAATTTGCGGAACCAGAGCTGAGAGACTTCAGCGCCACAGAGCAACGATAGAGTCGCAACTTCAGCGTCTCAAGATTCTGAAG AAATATCTCTTCAATCAGCCAGTACAACCGCGTATCATGACGCACATGGAAAGCACTCCCATGCTGCACCCCATAGCGTCGAGAGTAACTCCGTTACCCCTGGAGTTTGAACTCAGTCCGATTGTTCAGCAAGGAACCGTCGAGAGAAAATTCAAGCGCGACTCAACTTTCGCGCGACTAGGAAGAGACGCGCTAGCTGTGGAAAACCTCGATTCGAGCCCTGTTACTTCTATGAATTCAAGAAGAGACAAGCTGGGGACACAATCGTGTACAGATTCAAACTATCCGAGTTCTGGATTTGGCGGCAATCTCTCGGAATTCACACCTGTCGATTTGAGCACCTGGATTGGGG GTGGGAAGGGAGCGAATGGAACAGGCCTGGCACCAAGTGGAAGTGGATTTTCACAATGGCTGCTATCGGGTAATTCAGTCGAGATGGAGCGAGGAGGAGACAAGCAGGTAAAACCAGTGGCGACGAGCAGTTCGCACGGAGATTCACCGCCAGCCGTTTCACATTCGCCAATCGGATTGCCAAGAGAGAATAACACACCGTCGTCTCTCCAGCGTCCTGACAAACATTCGCAGCACAGCAGTTTGCAGAATATCCAAGGCGACCTAAACGACATATTGGACAGACTGCAGAACATGGTCGCCAATGATTCTCTGCTCGAAG GGTCTCGTGCCCGTGTTGCAGGATCGTTCAGCGCCAATGACAATTGCGAGCTCAAACGAGCAGCTACGGAAATGGAGGATCTTTTAACCGGGCTAATCGAAGGCATGGAATCCAGGAAAGGAAAACTTGCCACGATCgtataa
- the LOC124223319 gene encoding actin maturation protease: MPAPPPSLPETPSRDNTADNRQSESLPPWAKITLTSAEAEIEKLISRNELKDAEVTYFCQVEPILQDGPQCGLVALAMASQEYTKPVSVTQLLAEARVRGFTQHGEVYSVDYMGTLAAEYLPEHRPDILIDLQTCPDSLTHALAHGAMVLIPYDSDFNHAPCLKRGHKAHWALLVGLISSRQGYHVLARHGKSRHLACWPLRDLIESNGNLEEEGAARHAGGYVVPKGGVGGQRGLRGRALALHPYI; this comes from the exons ATGCCTGCGCCGCCTCCCAGCCTCCCGGAGACCCCATCCAGGGACAATACCGCCGACAATCGCCAGTCCGAGTCTCTTCCACCTTGGGCCAAGATTACACTGACTTCAGCAGAGGCTGAGATTGAGAAACTCATATCCAGAAACGAGCTCAAGGATGCTGAAGTCACGTACTTTTGCCAGGTTGAACCCATCCTACAGGACGGACCTCA aTGCGGCCTCGTTGCGCTCGCAATGGCGTCACAGGAGTACACGAAGCCAGTCTCGGTTACACAGCTGCTAGCGGAGGCAAGAGTGAGGGGTTTTACACAGCACGGAGAAGTTTACAGCGTTGACTACATGGGAACACTGGCAGCTGAATACCTGCCCGAACATAGGCCTGATATTCTGATAGATTTGCAGACTTGTCCAGATTCACTGACGCATGCACTCGCCCACGGAGCTATGGTCCTCATTCCGTACGATTCGGACTTCAACCATGCTCCGTGTTTGAAGAGGGGACACAAGGCGCACTGGGCGTTGCTGGTCGGCCTTATTTCGTCGAG GCAAGGCTATCACGTTCTCGCCCGCCACGGCAAGTCTCGTCATCTGGCTTGCTGGCCTCTGCGGGATCTGATCGAAAGCAACGGGAACTTGGAAGAGGAAGGCGCCGCCAGGCACGCCGGAGGCTACGTCGTGCCCAAAGGCGGAGTCGGTGGACAGAGAGGTCTGCGTGGCAGAGCGCTGGCGCTTCATCCGTACATCTAA
- the LOC124223311 gene encoding dystrophin isoform X2: MTEEYLNGWKQAETEGGVPYYINHATKQTEWDHPRMREIMRSVEECNVIRYASYRTAAKMRILHRDLNMQQVRLELIAGVFERHRLSVTENSVTLDPTELEDVLSDIYFAAQKEANTNFNTDLATKLGVNYILNIFDKKREGSVSVFSAKVALTLASCSRLQDKYGYLYQQLADHNACLSRAALFSLLSNICKVTDMLGECVAYGSHMVQIGVDNCFVESQGSLGVSEAEFAAWLMQEPPLLMWITTLNRMQAAENIIHNVKCSSCKTTPIQGPRYSCLRCAGYHQCQGCFLLGKATSKHKLKHPVREYCVKTSNREVTKLIIELIRNKLRLCPSRTVIADPDEPPPEMQHLTNDEKDGDNVSLRSTVRRKVLNNPQRELQSIISHLEDENRQLQAELLEICGTRAERLQRHRATIESQLQRLKILKKYLFNQPVQPRIMTHMESTPMLHPIASRVTPLPLEFELSPIVQQGTVERKFKRDSTFARLGRDALAVENLDSSPVTSMNSRRDKLGTQSCTDSNYPSSGFGGNLSEFTPVDLSTWIGGGKGANGTGLAPSGSGFSQWLLSGNSVEMERGGDKQVKPVATSSSHGDSPPAVSHSPIGLPRENNTPSSLQRPDKHSQHSSLQNIQGDLNDILDRLQNMVANDSLLEGSFSANDNCELKRAATEMEDLLTGLIEGMESRKGKLATIV, encoded by the exons ATGACAGAAG aatatcTGAACGGGTGGAAACAAGCAGAAACCGAAGGTGGTGTTCCTTATTACATCAA CCACGCGACCAAGCAGACGGAATGGGATCACCCAAGAATGCGAGAGATAATGCGATCGGTCGAAGAATGCAATGTGATAAGATACGCGTCTTACAGAACAGCTGCAAAGATGAGAATCCTTCACAGAGATCTGAACA TGCAACAAGTTCGTCTAGAATTGATAGCCGGGGTTTTTGAGCGCCATCGTCTGTCCGTGACGGAGAATTCCGTCACCTTAGATCCTACCGAGCTGGAAGACGTGCTTTCCGATATATATTTTGCAGCCCAGAAGGAGGCGAACACGAATTTTAACACGGATCTTGCGACCAAGCTCGGCGTAAATTACATACTCAACATATTCGACAA AAAACGCGAGGGCAGCGTTTCAGTATTTTCGGCAAAAGTTGCTCTCACATTGGCAAGCTGCAGCAGACTTCAGGACAAATACGGCTACCTCTACCAACAGCTGGCCGATCACAACGCCTGCTTGTCAAGAGCTGCCCTGTTCTCGCTTCTTAGCAATATCTGCAAAGTTACCGACATGCTCGGCGAATGCGTCGCCTATGGATCGCACATGGTCCAGATAGGCGTTGATAATTGCTTCGTCGAG TCGCAGGGAAGTCTCGGAGTCAGCGAGGCCGAATTTGCTGCCTGGCTAATGCAGGAGCCGCCGTTACTAATGTGGATCACAACGCTGAATCGAATGCAGGCAGCGGAAAACA TAATCCACAATGTGAAATGTTCGTCCTGCAAAACTACGCCAATTCAGGGACCGAGATACTCGTGTTTGAGATGCGCCGGTTATCACCAGTGTCAGGGTTGTTTTCTACTCGGAAAAGCAACGAGCAAACACAAGCTGAAACATCCGGTCAGGGAGTACTGTGTAAag ACGTCGAACAGGGAAGTGACGAAGCTAATAATCGAACTGATTAGAAACAAGCTGAGACTGTGTCCGTCAAGGACAGTAATAGCAGATCCCGATGAGCCACCGCCCGAGATGCAGCA TTTAACGAACGACGAAAAGGACGGGGACAACGTTTCGCTGAGGAGCACGGTCAGGAGGAAAGTACTGAACAATCCACAGCGCGAGTTGCAGAGCATAATAAGCCACCTCGAAGATGAAAATAGGCAGCTGCAAGCCGAGCTTTTGGAAATTTGCGGAACCAGAGCTGAGAGACTTCAGCGCCACAGAGCAACGATAGAGTCGCAACTTCAGCGTCTCAAGATTCTGAAG AAATATCTCTTCAATCAGCCAGTACAACCGCGTATCATGACGCACATGGAAAGCACTCCCATGCTGCACCCCATAGCGTCGAGAGTAACTCCGTTACCCCTGGAGTTTGAACTCAGTCCGATTGTTCAGCAAGGAACCGTCGAGAGAAAATTCAAGCGCGACTCAACTTTCGCGCGACTAGGAAGAGACGCGCTAGCTGTGGAAAACCTCGATTCGAGCCCTGTTACTTCTATGAATTCAAGAAGAGACAAGCTGGGGACACAATCGTGTACAGATTCAAACTATCCGAGTTCTGGATTTGGCGGCAATCTCTCGGAATTCACACCTGTCGATTTGAGCACCTGGATTGGGG GTGGGAAGGGAGCGAATGGAACAGGCCTGGCACCAAGTGGAAGTGGATTTTCACAATGGCTGCTATCGGGTAATTCAGTCGAGATGGAGCGAGGAGGAGACAAGCAGGTAAAACCAGTGGCGACGAGCAGTTCGCACGGAGATTCACCGCCAGCCGTTTCACATTCGCCAATCGGATTGCCAAGAGAGAATAACACACCGTCGTCTCTCCAGCGTCCTGACAAACATTCGCAGCACAGCAGTTTGCAGAATATCCAAGGCGACCTAAACGACATATTGGACAGACTGCAGAACATGGTCGCCAATGATTCTCTGCTCGAAG GATCGTTCAGCGCCAATGACAATTGCGAGCTCAAACGAGCAGCTACGGAAATGGAGGATCTTTTAACCGGGCTAATCGAAGGCATGGAATCCAGGAAAGGAAAACTTGCCACGATCgtataa
- the LOC124223311 gene encoding dystrophin isoform X3, with the protein MREIMRSVEECNVIRYASYRTAAKMRILHRDLNMQQVRLELIAGVFERHRLSVTENSVTLDPTELEDVLSDIYFAAQKEANTNFNTDLATKLGVNYILNIFDKKREGSVSVFSAKVALTLASCSRLQDKYGYLYQQLADHNACLSRAALFSLLSNICKVTDMLGECVAYGSHMVQIGVDNCFVESQGSLGVSEAEFAAWLMQEPPLLMWITTLNRMQAAENIIHNVKCSSCKTTPIQGPRYSCLRCAGYHQCQGCFLLGKATSKHKLKHPVREYCVKTSNREVTKLIIELIRNKLRLCPSRTVIADPDEPPPEMQHLTNDEKDGDNVSLRSTVRRKVLNNPQRELQSIISHLEDENRQLQAELLEICGTRAERLQRHRATIESQLQRLKILKKYLFNQPVQPRIMTHMESTPMLHPIASRVTPLPLEFELSPIVQQGTVERKFKRDSTFARLGRDALAVENLDSSPVTSMNSRRDKLGTQSCTDSNYPSSGFGGNLSEFTPVDLSTWIGGGKGANGTGLAPSGSGFSQWLLSGNSVEMERGGDKQVKPVATSSSHGDSPPAVSHSPIGLPRENNTPSSLQRPDKHSQHSSLQNIQGDLNDILDRLQNMVANDSLLEGSRARVAGSFSANDNCELKRAATEMEDLLTGLIEGMESRKGKLATIV; encoded by the exons ATGCGAGAGATAATGCGATCGGTCGAAGAATGCAATGTGATAAGATACGCGTCTTACAGAACAGCTGCAAAGATGAGAATCCTTCACAGAGATCTGAACA TGCAACAAGTTCGTCTAGAATTGATAGCCGGGGTTTTTGAGCGCCATCGTCTGTCCGTGACGGAGAATTCCGTCACCTTAGATCCTACCGAGCTGGAAGACGTGCTTTCCGATATATATTTTGCAGCCCAGAAGGAGGCGAACACGAATTTTAACACGGATCTTGCGACCAAGCTCGGCGTAAATTACATACTCAACATATTCGACAA AAAACGCGAGGGCAGCGTTTCAGTATTTTCGGCAAAAGTTGCTCTCACATTGGCAAGCTGCAGCAGACTTCAGGACAAATACGGCTACCTCTACCAACAGCTGGCCGATCACAACGCCTGCTTGTCAAGAGCTGCCCTGTTCTCGCTTCTTAGCAATATCTGCAAAGTTACCGACATGCTCGGCGAATGCGTCGCCTATGGATCGCACATGGTCCAGATAGGCGTTGATAATTGCTTCGTCGAG TCGCAGGGAAGTCTCGGAGTCAGCGAGGCCGAATTTGCTGCCTGGCTAATGCAGGAGCCGCCGTTACTAATGTGGATCACAACGCTGAATCGAATGCAGGCAGCGGAAAACA TAATCCACAATGTGAAATGTTCGTCCTGCAAAACTACGCCAATTCAGGGACCGAGATACTCGTGTTTGAGATGCGCCGGTTATCACCAGTGTCAGGGTTGTTTTCTACTCGGAAAAGCAACGAGCAAACACAAGCTGAAACATCCGGTCAGGGAGTACTGTGTAAag ACGTCGAACAGGGAAGTGACGAAGCTAATAATCGAACTGATTAGAAACAAGCTGAGACTGTGTCCGTCAAGGACAGTAATAGCAGATCCCGATGAGCCACCGCCCGAGATGCAGCA TTTAACGAACGACGAAAAGGACGGGGACAACGTTTCGCTGAGGAGCACGGTCAGGAGGAAAGTACTGAACAATCCACAGCGCGAGTTGCAGAGCATAATAAGCCACCTCGAAGATGAAAATAGGCAGCTGCAAGCCGAGCTTTTGGAAATTTGCGGAACCAGAGCTGAGAGACTTCAGCGCCACAGAGCAACGATAGAGTCGCAACTTCAGCGTCTCAAGATTCTGAAG AAATATCTCTTCAATCAGCCAGTACAACCGCGTATCATGACGCACATGGAAAGCACTCCCATGCTGCACCCCATAGCGTCGAGAGTAACTCCGTTACCCCTGGAGTTTGAACTCAGTCCGATTGTTCAGCAAGGAACCGTCGAGAGAAAATTCAAGCGCGACTCAACTTTCGCGCGACTAGGAAGAGACGCGCTAGCTGTGGAAAACCTCGATTCGAGCCCTGTTACTTCTATGAATTCAAGAAGAGACAAGCTGGGGACACAATCGTGTACAGATTCAAACTATCCGAGTTCTGGATTTGGCGGCAATCTCTCGGAATTCACACCTGTCGATTTGAGCACCTGGATTGGGG GTGGGAAGGGAGCGAATGGAACAGGCCTGGCACCAAGTGGAAGTGGATTTTCACAATGGCTGCTATCGGGTAATTCAGTCGAGATGGAGCGAGGAGGAGACAAGCAGGTAAAACCAGTGGCGACGAGCAGTTCGCACGGAGATTCACCGCCAGCCGTTTCACATTCGCCAATCGGATTGCCAAGAGAGAATAACACACCGTCGTCTCTCCAGCGTCCTGACAAACATTCGCAGCACAGCAGTTTGCAGAATATCCAAGGCGACCTAAACGACATATTGGACAGACTGCAGAACATGGTCGCCAATGATTCTCTGCTCGAAG GGTCTCGTGCCCGTGTTGCAGGATCGTTCAGCGCCAATGACAATTGCGAGCTCAAACGAGCAGCTACGGAAATGGAGGATCTTTTAACCGGGCTAATCGAAGGCATGGAATCCAGGAAAGGAAAACTTGCCACGATCgtataa